The following are encoded together in the Candidatus Sericytochromatia bacterium genome:
- a CDS encoding NAD(P)-dependent alcohol dehydrogenase, with translation MRAVCYSRYGGPEGLTLVERPLPTPGKGEVLLRVHAAAVNPVDWKLASGAFRLLLPQRFPVVPGMDVAGTVEAVGKGVTTLRPGDRVHGRLDGSGACAEFALAKVDILAPMPAGMTMAEAAALPLAGMTALQALRDACRLPMANASARVLVVGASGGVGHLGVQLAKATGAWVVGVCSGRNVPFVQGLGADLVLDYTQQDPYAGQAPFDVVLDCVSDNPGEFMPLLTRHGHYAAVLPGPRVIARSLLNVLGGRRAHAIMLRRSGLDLRKLDDWWSQGKLRVAIDGTFPLSDLPQAWARSISGRTVGKIVVTVQAE, from the coding sequence ATGCGCGCTGTCTGCTATTCCCGCTATGGAGGCCCCGAGGGCCTGACCCTGGTCGAGCGCCCGCTGCCCACCCCGGGCAAAGGGGAGGTGCTGCTGCGCGTGCACGCCGCCGCCGTCAACCCGGTCGACTGGAAACTGGCCAGCGGCGCCTTTCGCTTGCTGTTGCCGCAGCGCTTTCCCGTGGTGCCGGGCATGGACGTGGCCGGCACGGTGGAGGCGGTGGGCAAGGGGGTGACCACCCTGCGTCCGGGCGATCGCGTCCACGGACGCCTGGACGGCTCCGGCGCCTGCGCGGAATTCGCCCTGGCCAAGGTCGACATTCTGGCCCCGATGCCGGCCGGCATGACGATGGCCGAGGCCGCGGCCCTGCCGCTGGCCGGCATGACCGCGCTGCAGGCCCTGAGAGACGCCTGCCGCTTGCCGATGGCCAATGCCAGCGCGCGCGTGCTGGTGGTGGGAGCCTCCGGTGGGGTGGGTCACCTTGGCGTCCAACTGGCCAAGGCCACCGGAGCCTGGGTCGTGGGGGTCTGCAGCGGGCGCAACGTGCCCTTCGTCCAGGGTCTCGGCGCTGACCTGGTGCTCGATTACACCCAGCAGGACCCGTATGCGGGTCAGGCCCCCTTCGACGTCGTGCTGGACTGCGTGAGCGACAATCCGGGCGAGTTCATGCCGCTGCTGACGCGCCACGGTCACTACGCGGCCGTGCTGCCCGGCCCGCGCGTGATCGCACGCTCGCTCTTGAACGTGCTGGGCGGACGTCGCGCCCACGCCATCATGCTGCGGCGCAGCGGCCTCGACCTGCGCAAGCTGGATGACTGGTGGAGCCAGGGCAAGCTGCGCGTGGCGATCGACGGGACCTTCCCGCTCTCTGATTTGCCCCAGGCCTGGGCGCGCTCGATCAGCGGGCGCACCGTCGGCAAGATCGTGGTGACGGTGCAGGCCGAGTAG
- a CDS encoding DEAD/DEAH box helicase: MSGFNQFELRATTTVALDAMGIHTPTPIQQQAIPPLLQERDVIGQARTGSGKTLAFAIPLVEFITPREPHVQALVLCPTRELAVQVGSVIDAIGKPAGIKTVLAFGGRAIGPQAEALRRGAQVVVGAPGRVLDLMQRGDLDLRHVHYFVLDEADEMLDRGFAPAVERIMGKLPRKRQTALFSATVPPWVLQTCEQHLRAPVRVQLDTEPREQPDIEHRVFQVDATPKLEVLQQLLDGRGPGSIIVFGRTKHGVKKLAKQLEAKGYPVAALQGNLSQNARDRVMAEFRDGGVPILLATNVAARGLDVDHVDLVINYELPETAELLTHRVGRTGRAGRKGVAVTLLGPEDGDKWRQLQKGMKQRLTTTPWAAESGTTPPAGGDRPQPPSARAGQAPRDPADPQRQAQAPRPQANAPRHAQGPRPQADAPRQAQGPRPQANAPRHAQGPRPQGDAPRHAQGPRPQPSAAPQGGSSRTAGQPGGEGRLGTSSGGARRQTGGPRRP; encoded by the coding sequence TTGTCAGGTTTCAATCAATTCGAACTGCGGGCCACCACCACGGTGGCCCTGGATGCGATGGGCATCCATACCCCCACCCCGATCCAGCAGCAAGCCATCCCGCCGCTGCTGCAGGAACGCGACGTGATCGGCCAGGCCCGTACCGGCTCCGGCAAGACGCTCGCCTTCGCGATTCCGCTGGTGGAATTCATCACCCCCCGTGAACCGCACGTGCAGGCCCTGGTGCTCTGTCCGACGCGGGAACTGGCGGTGCAGGTCGGCAGCGTGATCGACGCGATCGGCAAGCCGGCCGGCATCAAGACCGTGCTGGCCTTCGGCGGGCGGGCGATCGGCCCCCAGGCCGAGGCGTTGCGGCGCGGCGCCCAGGTGGTGGTCGGCGCGCCCGGCCGCGTGCTGGACCTGATGCAGCGAGGCGACCTGGACCTGCGCCACGTTCACTACTTCGTGCTCGACGAGGCCGATGAGATGCTCGACCGCGGCTTTGCTCCGGCCGTCGAGCGGATCATGGGCAAGCTGCCCCGCAAGCGTCAGACGGCCCTGTTCTCCGCCACCGTGCCGCCCTGGGTGCTGCAGACCTGTGAGCAGCACCTGCGCGCGCCCGTGCGGGTGCAACTCGACACCGAGCCGCGCGAGCAACCCGACATCGAACACCGCGTCTTCCAGGTGGACGCGACGCCCAAGCTGGAAGTGCTGCAGCAGCTGCTCGACGGGCGGGGACCCGGTTCGATCATCGTGTTCGGGCGCACCAAGCACGGCGTCAAGAAGCTGGCCAAACAGCTGGAAGCCAAGGGTTACCCGGTGGCCGCCTTGCAGGGCAACCTCAGCCAGAACGCACGCGACCGCGTCATGGCCGAATTCCGCGACGGGGGCGTGCCGATCCTGCTGGCCACCAACGTGGCGGCACGCGGGCTGGACGTGGACCATGTCGACCTGGTGATCAACTACGAACTGCCCGAAACGGCCGAGCTGCTGACCCACCGGGTGGGGCGCACCGGCCGCGCCGGTCGCAAGGGCGTGGCCGTGACCCTGCTCGGCCCGGAGGATGGCGACAAGTGGCGCCAGTTGCAGAAGGGCATGAAGCAGCGGCTGACCACGACCCCCTGGGCAGCCGAGTCTGGCACGACACCCCCGGCAGGCGGCGATCGCCCGCAACCCCCTTCCGCCCGAGCCGGCCAGGCCCCCCGCGACCCCGCGGACCCGCAGCGCCAGGCTCAAGCTCCACGTCCGCAAGCCAACGCCCCGCGCCACGCCCAAGGCCCACGCCCGCAAGCTGACGCCCCGCGCCAGGCCCAAGGTCCACGTCCGCAAGCCAACGCCCCGCGTCACGCCCAAGGTCCACGCCCGCAAGGCGACGCCCCGCGCCACGCCCAGGGTCCACGCCCGCAGCCCTCCGCGGCGCCACAAGGCGGATCGAGCCGGACAGCGGGACAGCCTGGCGGCGAGGGCCGCCTCGGGACCTCCAGCGGTGGCGCCCGTCGTCAGACCGGCGGACCCCGCCGGCCCTGA
- a CDS encoding thrombospondin type 3 repeat-containing protein, whose product MSRPTLFRPLCLATALALAAAVSGCAGGAPIAPQAPANAGASGAQAAPAVVRPVPQGLAAQPGVIVVTGLLAAGGMNYKLAGMARPLAFLSDRKGRRNFFDWLPSGRFVARIPFAPPPVKTDGAAFQLAGMNLSRHPFYLPGPDAQGLVDPMYRPGMNPRHGIFRLAMGLKAGARKRDGLQGVADVPRFLRWPTMGGAHVGITLKQAEATANGATESSYMELAPGEVYDLGEIQGDTSQQNPLEQIDSDGDGLNNFADRDDDGDGVGDDREQGQYIYDAAENHDNDGDGTGDVRDDDDDNDGLPDRLDQDDDGDGIPDAKDTDDDGDGVEDATDLEDFDFDLDEDGLPDEADSDDDGDGVADAVDADQDNDGVPDDRDGDDDNDGVRDAQEAADTDSDGIADAVDPAPEDSNVREIAANVDWKAWARKYRDDRDGDYIPDAQDADDDGDGTPDAQDTDNDNDGIPDAQDRDRDEDGMPDALEAKGPDADGDGVGDAYDTDPDGDGTLASAPDEGEAAADADEDGVPDVEDDQPGDEGAPSEIAGRNADDDDGAIVGKPDEGEKDTEPA is encoded by the coding sequence ATGTCCCGGCCCACCCTGTTCCGCCCCCTCTGCCTGGCCACGGCCCTGGCGCTGGCCGCTGCCGTTTCCGGCTGCGCGGGCGGCGCTCCGATCGCCCCTCAGGCTCCCGCCAACGCGGGCGCGTCCGGCGCCCAGGCGGCGCCTGCGGTGGTTCGCCCTGTTCCTCAGGGCCTCGCAGCCCAGCCCGGGGTCATTGTCGTGACCGGGCTGCTCGCGGCCGGCGGCATGAACTACAAGTTGGCCGGGATGGCCCGGCCCTTGGCCTTCCTGAGCGACCGCAAGGGGCGCCGCAATTTCTTCGATTGGTTACCTTCCGGGCGCTTCGTGGCGAGGATCCCGTTCGCCCCACCCCCCGTGAAAACGGATGGCGCCGCGTTCCAGCTCGCCGGGATGAACCTCAGCCGCCATCCGTTCTACCTGCCCGGTCCGGATGCCCAGGGTCTGGTCGACCCGATGTACCGGCCCGGCATGAACCCGCGGCACGGCATCTTCCGCCTCGCCATGGGGCTGAAGGCCGGGGCCAGGAAGCGGGACGGACTCCAGGGCGTCGCGGACGTCCCGAGGTTTTTGCGCTGGCCGACGATGGGCGGCGCCCACGTCGGCATCACCCTGAAGCAGGCGGAGGCGACCGCCAACGGGGCCACCGAAAGCTCCTATATGGAGCTCGCGCCGGGCGAGGTCTACGACCTGGGTGAAATTCAGGGCGACACCTCGCAGCAGAACCCCCTGGAGCAGATCGACTCGGATGGCGACGGCCTCAACAACTTCGCCGACAGGGACGACGATGGCGACGGCGTGGGGGATGACCGGGAGCAGGGCCAGTACATCTACGACGCCGCTGAGAACCACGACAATGATGGCGACGGCACGGGCGACGTGCGGGATGATGACGACGACAACGACGGCCTTCCCGACCGGCTCGATCAGGATGACGACGGCGACGGCATCCCCGACGCGAAGGACACCGATGACGATGGGGACGGCGTCGAGGACGCGACGGACCTCGAGGATTTCGACTTCGACCTCGATGAGGACGGCCTGCCGGACGAGGCGGACAGCGATGACGACGGCGACGGCGTCGCCGACGCCGTGGACGCCGACCAGGACAATGACGGGGTGCCGGATGATCGCGACGGCGACGACGACAACGACGGCGTGCGTGATGCCCAGGAAGCCGCCGACACCGACAGCGACGGCATCGCCGATGCCGTTGACCCCGCCCCCGAGGATTCCAACGTGCGGGAGATTGCCGCCAACGTCGATTGGAAGGCTTGGGCGCGCAAGTACCGTGACGACCGCGATGGCGACTACATTCCGGATGCTCAGGATGCCGACGATGACGGCGACGGCACCCCGGATGCCCAGGACACCGACAACGACAATGACGGCATCCCGGACGCGCAGGACCGGGACCGCGACGAGGACGGCATGCCGGACGCCCTCGAGGCCAAGGGCCCGGATGCGGATGGGGACGGCGTCGGGGATGCCTATGACACCGACCCGGATGGCGACGGCACGCTGGCCAGCGCGCCCGATGAGGGCGAGGCCGCGGCGGACGCGGATGAAGACGGCGTGCCGGACGTGGAAGACGACCAGCCGGGCGATGAGGGGGCACCGTCGGAAATCGCCGGTCGGAACGCCGATGACGACGATGGCGCGATCGTCGGCAAGCCGGATGAGGGCGAGAAAGACACCGAGCCGGCCTGA
- a CDS encoding M23 family metallopeptidase, which yields MNPIAPRASASQASLRSPRTAPASGAGTVPVARVASLVAAPAGRPSEPVSQDLTGRDRLPLWARLLRRWQFPRVRVTNPPPSEQRLLRPMPGVITQGVRPGHPALDIACNVGTPVRAAHDGQGGARTSHTHGITFELRRADGLVTSYSHLSAARPGGAYKRGDQIGACGNTGSWTTGPHLHFESNRPELLNSLADQ from the coding sequence TTGAACCCCATTGCGCCCCGCGCGTCCGCGTCTCAGGCCTCGCTCCGTTCGCCCCGCACGGCCCCCGCGAGTGGAGCGGGAACCGTGCCGGTGGCCCGCGTCGCGTCGCTGGTCGCTGCGCCGGCGGGCCGGCCTTCTGAACCCGTTTCCCAGGATCTGACGGGCCGCGATCGCCTGCCCTTGTGGGCCCGCTTGCTGCGCCGCTGGCAGTTCCCCCGCGTTCGGGTCACCAACCCGCCGCCCTCCGAACAGCGCCTGTTGCGCCCCATGCCGGGCGTGATCACGCAGGGCGTGCGCCCAGGCCACCCCGCCCTCGACATCGCCTGCAACGTCGGCACTCCCGTGCGGGCGGCCCACGACGGGCAGGGCGGTGCCCGCACCAGCCACACCCACGGCATCACCTTCGAACTCCGACGCGCGGATGGTCTGGTAACCAGCTACAGTCACCTCAGCGCGGCGCGTCCGGGCGGCGCCTACAAGCGAGGCGACCAGATCGGCGCGTGCGGCAACACCGGCAGCTGGACCACCGGCCCGCACCTGCACTTCGAGTCCAACCGGCCTGAGCTGCTGAACTCACTGGCCGATCAATAG